DNA from Natrarchaeobaculum sulfurireducens:
GATGCTTTCTTCATGACAAACCAAATGACCTTCTTTCAATAGACTGGAAACAGTGGGGTCGATCTCTAATAGTGGAAATCATGCTCCTCATGGTTATACTGGAAATAGCGGAAACAGTGGTCGAAACAGTTATGATTCTTGCCTGAATCAGTCGAACACAATATGACTCCACGATTCCAGCCGGACGACACACTGTACAAACGACGGAATACACTCAAAGTCGAGTACGTTCCAGACGACATCGTCGGACGGGATAACGAGATTGAGGAGTACGAGGCAGCCCTCCAGCCGATCATCAACGGTGAGTACCCCGATAACATCTTCATTTACGGCAAGACCGGTGTCGGGAAGACTGCTGTGACGAATTTCTTGCTAAACGAACTCCAGGAATCTGCAAAACATTTTGAAGTCGATCTCTCTGTCATCACACTCAACTGCGATGGCCTCAGCACGAGCTATCAGGCCGCGATCAGTCTGGTGAACAGTCTCCGAGAACCCGAACACCACATCGCTGAAACCGGTCATCCGCAATCCAAGGTCTATCGCCTTCTCTGGGATGAACTCAATAATCTCTCTGGGACTGTCATCATCGTTCTCGACGAGATCGACCACATTACGGATGATACGTTCCTCTACCAGATTACTCGCGCAGACAACAACGGATACATCGACAACATTCAACTTGGCCTCATCGGGATTAGCAACGACTCGACGTTCCGAGAGCAGCTTGACGCGAAGGTTCAATCGTCTCTGTGTGAAACCGAGATCTCGTTTCCGCCGTATGGAACTGAAGAGCTCCAGAAAGTTCTCGAACAGCGAGCAGATATCGCGTTCCATCAAAGCGCACTCGAGGACGGAGTGATTCCGTTGTGTGCTGCCCTTGGTCGCCAGGATGGTGGAGACGCCCGACGAGCGATTACGCTCCTTCGGAAGGCTGGCGATCTTGCACGCACCGAGAACGCGGATTCGGTTACGACTGATCATGTTGAACGCGCCCAGGAGAAACTTGAAGCACAACAGAGCATGGACATCATGCGCGATCTCACCGAACACGAGCAGCTAACTCTCTATGCGTTGACTACGCTCGCTGCTGAGGGGGCCACGCCAGCTCGCTCACGTGTTGTCTATCAGCGTTACAAAGAATTCTGTGAGTATCAGGGTCGAGATCCCCGTACAGCCCGGCGGATGCGTAGCTTCCTCTCTGATTT
Protein-coding regions in this window:
- a CDS encoding orc1/cdc6 family replication initiation protein codes for the protein MTPRFQPDDTLYKRRNTLKVEYVPDDIVGRDNEIEEYEAALQPIINGEYPDNIFIYGKTGVGKTAVTNFLLNELQESAKHFEVDLSVITLNCDGLSTSYQAAISLVNSLREPEHHIAETGHPQSKVYRLLWDELNNLSGTVIIVLDEIDHITDDTFLYQITRADNNGYIDNIQLGLIGISNDSTFREQLDAKVQSSLCETEISFPPYGTEELQKVLEQRADIAFHQSALEDGVIPLCAALGRQDGGDARRAITLLRKAGDLARTENADSVTTDHVERAQEKLEAQQSMDIMRDLTEHEQLTLYALTTLAAEGATPARSRVVYQRYKEFCEYQGRDPRTARRMRSFLSDFEILNLTLSQMEHRGQDGGTYREHELNRDIATVVDALQTTISEFGAHRSIIEYLPDSGEEFAVM